In the genome of Peromyscus eremicus chromosome 1, PerEre_H2_v1, whole genome shotgun sequence, the window ACATTTTAGAATTCTGCCCATCTGGCAGGCCATCCACACCCTCCCGCCAAGAATTCTAGAAAACTCACAACTCTAGAATTCCAGGTGCCCCCAGGCCTCTTTGAAGTTCGACTCCTCAGAGAGTTCAGTCTTAGAATCTTGGGGGATTCTATGTCCCCTTTGGGAGTCCATGTTCCTGTTTCCAAAGTTTAGTGGCCTTGACCTCTTCTTTGCGACTCCAGGCCCCTAGGATTTTCTCCCACTCGCCCAGGCTTTTCTATGAGTTCGTGTGGGTGAGGAAAGATGGAGGGAAACCAGGTAGGGTGGGTCCATAACTGATAACAGCTGCCCcatcctccccctccccgccGGCTTGGGCACCAGGGGAGTGGAACCAGGTGGGAAAAGGGGGAGAGCCACTGGACGCCTGCTACCTGAAGGCCCTCGAGGGGTTCGTCATGGTGCTCACCGCCGAAGGAGACATGGTTTACCTGTCGGAAAATGTCAGCAAGCACCTGGGCCTCAGTCAGGTGAGCtgcctgctctctacctgcccctcccccagtggTGATGCTGGGGGGACCGTGGTTCCCCGCGACCTTAGTTCTTCCTTTATGAAATTCACAGTAtggcagaggggagagaggaacgTCACCAGACAGAATGGTCAGCGCTGTGATGATGGGACAGCCTAGATGTAGGAAATGTGGCGCTGAGAGGCCTGACCCAGCCTGGGAGGAGatggacttgggggggggggctgcttaGAAGAAAGAACGTCTTAGCTGCAACCTGAATGGCTTAGCAGTGAGGATCACTAATATACATGGAGGAGTGTTGGCACACGCAAAGGCCCGGAAGTGAGACGGAAATGGAACCCTTTGGAGAAATGGCTAAGTGGACCATGGACAGAGGACAGTGGAAGAATttgggaggggggaaaaaaaggtcaGACAGTTCAATAGGTCGATAATGTGTGTTCACGTGAGAAGGTTTGTCTCCAAGGCGCTGGGAGCCATAGAAGGAGGGAAAACAAGGGAGAGGTTGTGCTAACGTGGTAGAACTGTGTTTACCGTTCAGAAAGGGAACAGAAGGACTAAAGATGAGAGGATGCGCAGCAGGGAGTGGATACCCCTCAGGTGCGAGGAGAGGAGCTGGGCAAGACATCTGGGGACTAGACCTAACTTTAGTTCACCTTTAGAGTAAACCCTGTATGAGAaagtttgtgttctttttttttctctttcatgtaaATGGCTGTACAGTGGACCTCTGTTCCTTCTCCCTGATGCAtaaccccactcctggtaccaatttctctGTGAGTGTGAACTCTCAGAGTCAGACAAGTGACTGCCCCAAAGTCCTAAACTAGAAAGTGTTACAGCCAACTATCAAAGCCAGCTACAAAGGTGTTACTGGAAGAGTACTGTGTCGCCCAGATCCCACCCTGGGCACTTTTTCATCTGTGTCCCCTCCTCCTAAATGGAAACAAGTAACAGACTCTTTGACCTGCCCAGGAGGTGTGACTCACCCTTTGCACTTGTgactcctgtttttattttatttgtttgttattacTCATAAAAGTTTacctattttatgtgtatgggggaGACTGACTGTGGGGGAGGGttgtgagcacacatgcacacactcacgcaTCACGTGCATGGCATGTGGGtcctgaatatatgtatgtacatcatgcacgttgcaggtgccctcagaggctagaaggggacactggatcccctgaaactggaattacaagcagttgtCAGCCACCTGATATagagtcctgggaactgaacccaggtcctctataagagcagcaagtgctcttaaccaatgagctgtctcttctccattttggattttttggttttttggtttttgttttgttttgttttgtttttttggcttactatgtagccctaaattgcctggaactcaatatgtagaccaagctggcctggaactcacagaaatccacctgtttctgcttcctgagtgttgaaattaaaggcatgggtcacctCACCCTGCatgacttatttttaaagaattgtctTACTCCAGAGAGCCACAGACTCACTTCACTTACAATACTGAGCTCCCTCCACCACTTTAAAACAGCattccatgtagcccaggctagcctcaaacccactatgtagccaaggatgaccttgaacttctgatcctccagcctccacatcccCATTTCTGGAATTATAGGTACTTGACACAGTGCCCAGATGCTGTGTCTGGCATCACATCCAGGGCCTGGTCCACACTAAGCAGGCATGCTACCAACctggccacctctccagcccaatgcattttttttcaaacattacCTCCTCAAAGAAACTATTCAGGGCCACTGTCTTTAAACTAGTATCTCATTATCATGTGACCATACCCAGATGCCTCCCcagacacacacgtgcatgcacaccgCCCAGTAAACTCTGAAAGACAAGGATCCATCTATGATCTGTCTAATCATTTAGCAAGGGTCCTAGTAAATATTGAGTGCTGATAGCTGGTTGCTGAACAAaggagtgagtgaatgagtgactGAGGAGGCTGATGACCTTCACCAGACACCTGATTAGGGGCCAACACGATAAGCAGAGGACGTAGGAGCCAGCCGGGGGGGTCCTGTTAAGTGTGTCTTCTCTCCTCTACAAACTCTACCCTTCCCCCAGCTGGAGCTCATCGGACACAGTATCTTTGATTTCATCCATCCCTGCGACCAAGAGGAACTCCAAGATGCCCTGACCCCCAGGCCAAGTGAGTCCCCTGCAAGCCCAGACCCCACTTTTCAGGGTAGGAAACTGACCCAGCCCTCCTCTCCCTGATCTGGAACACCTGCATAGAGAAAAGTGGAGAGAACTGGCTATGCCCTGAGTGCTCCCTTCCTTGAGTGTTCCCTTCCTTGAGTGCTCCCTTCCCTGGGGACTCCCTTCCCTGGGGACTCCCTTCCCTGAGTGCTCCCTTCCCTGGGGACTCCCTTCCCTGAGTGCTCCCTTCCCTGGGGACTCCCTTCCCTGAGTGCTCCCTTCCCTGGGGACTCCCTTCCCTGGGGACTCCCTTCCCTGAGGACTCCCTTCCCTGGGGACTCCCTTCCCTGAGGACTCCCTTTCCTGGGGACTCTTTTCCCTGAGGACTCCCTTCCCTGGGAACTCCCTTCCCTGAGGACTCCCTTTCCTGGTTCCCGGCCTGAGCTTTGGAGATGAGGCTGGGAgactttaagattttatttttgccaGATGTAGTGGCGCATgcattcaatcccagcactcgagaggcagaggcaggaagatctctgtgagttcgaggtcagcctagtctacatagtgagttccaggacagccagaactacagagagaccctgtcccccaaaaaaatagaaaaggaaggaaggaaaattttatttttattttcttttttggggggggtggggagacagaagGGATGATATGatcatgcatgtgagtgcaggtgactTCAGAGGTCCGAAagtgggtggttgtgagctgcctgacatagATTTTGggatccaaactcgggtcctctacaagagtagtaCCCACTCTTAACCGTTAAGCCATCTCTGAGGCTGGGGAGACTTTAACATTCACTTAGTGGCATGTCCCCTCCCTGTGCCTTCCCAGGCCTGTCCAAGAAGAAGCTGGAAGCCCCCACAGAACGCCACTTTTCCTTGCGCATGAAGAGCACACTCACCAGCAGAGGGCGCACGCTCAACCTCAAAGCTGCCACCTGGAAGGTAGGCTGGGCCTTGTCTCAATGGGGTGGGTCTGACCCCTGAAGATCGCACTCCCTATTGGATTTGGGGTCTCACGGGCTCAGAGATTTGCTGGAACTCCTTTGGACTGAGTCTGATAGGGTATTAGAGCACCTATGAATTGAGTTTCCCGGCGCCAGACATTGAGGATGGAAaggtcctctgcctcctgaatgaagTTTCCCGAGGGTTGGAATGAGGATCCCAGAGCTCCTCACGACTTTCTAGAATAATTAAGGATCTTTTCTCCCTATGGGACCCAGACGCAGGTCTCCCAGCCCCGTGGGGAGCCTAAGGCTAAGATGGGTACTGACAACGCCCCACTTCACCTAAAGGTGCTGCACTGCTCAGGACACATGAGGGCCTACAAGCCTCCTGCACAGACGTCCCCCACCGGCAGCCCTCGCTCCGAGCCTCCCCTGCAATGCCTGGTGCTTATCTGTGAAGCCATCCCCCACCCAGCCAGTCTGGAGCCCCCTCTGGGCCGGGGGGCCTTTCTCAGCCGCCACAGCCTGGACATGAAGTTCACGTACTGCGACGAGAGGTAGGCAGTGGCTTTGTGCAGAACCACACCCATCCACCACCTCCTCTGGTTGGTTTTGCCccaatattcattctctctctctctctctctctctctccctctctctctctctctctctctctctctctctctctctctctctctctctctctctctctctcctctccccccccccccccccccggtctctcctcccttccccctcgcATTAAATGTCTAACCACCTCCTGAGGGAGGGGATTACAGGCGAGccggggatggaacccaggactttgtgcatgctaggaaagcactctgcaGACGAAGCTACGCGCTCAGAAGCAGTGACTCTAGGTTCTGATTTCCTGGGTCTGTAACATTGACCAAGTGACTTCATCTCTCTGCCCCTCAACGCCCTCAGCTATCCTGTAGGAGAACAATGTCCCCCTGTCTTTTACCCCTGCCCTCAGTACTCCTAGTCTTGCATAGGGCAAAGTACAATGCAAGTGTCTCGTTTTTTCAGTCTATAtccattttcattctttctttttggagTTTCTGCTCCATCTTCATGCTTCTTCcacatcattttctttatcttctctGCCTCTTCATTTTCCacctttcctacacacacaccatattattttcttttttcatttacttatttacttattgttgTGGTACAAGGGGTGGAATGCAGGGCCTCACACGTGCTTGGCAGGTgtgctaccactgagccaccccccagcccctcactggggaattctaggcaggggctctaccactgagccacaccccagcccctcactgggggattctaggcaggggctctaccactgagccacacccccagcccctcactgagggattctaggcaggggctctaccactgagccacaccccccagCCCCTAGAGAATTCTAGATTCTACCACTAAGGCATGCCTTGagcctttggttttttgagatatggCCTTGCTGAATCTcaagcctcaaattcacaatcttgcctccacctcctgagtgctgttatTACAGATCACCACACTctactctctttctctgtttcttaccCCCTCCTGCCTTTCTGTTGCTGCTCTGTCTCTCATCTCACTGCTGTTGGCACCTGCCCATTCCCTCCGTCTGGGCCTTGACCAGTACCTCTCCGTTTTACTCCAGGATCGCAGAAATCGCTGGCTACAGCCCTGACGACCTGATTGGCTGCTCTGCCTACGAATACATCCATGCACTGGACTCCGATGCAGTCAGCAGGAGCATCCACACTTGTAGGTGACCAACATGTCCCCAGGCCAGAGCCAGCTGCTGCATGGCCCCACCTAACAGCAATCCCTGGTCTCCTAAACAGaaagcccagggctttgtgggGCTCCTGCCTCCCCCTGGACCCCAAATGCTAGGGCCTGCATTTTTGTCTTCAGTGACCTCTCATTCCTAATTCCAGCTTCCTGAGCTTTCTGTCCCCAAGTGTCTCTGCTGTGACCCTGACCCCTATCCATCCTATCCCCAGTGCTGAGCAAGGGCCAGGCAGTAACGGGGCAGTATCGCTTCCTGGCCCGGACCGGAGGCTACCTGTGGACTCAGACTCAGGCTACAGTGGTGTCAGGGGGACGGGGCCCCCAGTCAGAAAGTATCATCTGTGTCCACTTCCTGATCAGGTGAGCAGAGGGATGTAGTGTGTGTGGAGGGATGCATAGGCAGGCCTATGTATTGTGCATGCATAAGgaagtgtatatgtgtgcctgtgtggaatACATATGGCCATAGGAATATGcatatggatctctgtgtgtgtatgtttttgtttagtttttgtttttgtgttttagagacagggtttctctaagtGGCCTTAACTGTCttagaactctatgtagaccagactggcctcaaactcacagagatatacctgcctctgccttccaaatgttaggattaaaggtatgcaccccCGGGCCctttgctaatttttaaaaaaaatttattggtGGTAgttctgtgggctggagagatggctcagcagataagagcactggctgttctttcaaaaggacctgggttcaattcccagcacctacatggtggctcacaaccatttgtaactccagtcctaggggatggGGCACCctcctctgtgggcactacacatacatggtgcacagccatataggcaggcaaagcaccatacacataaaagtaagtaaatatatattttgctggacggtggtgatgcacacctttaatcccagcacttgggaggcagaggatctgtgtaagttcaagaccagcctggtctacagagcaatttccaggacagccagggctgttacacagagaaaccctttctcaaaacaaaacaaataagtgtattggtgttttgagatagggtctcatgtagtacaggctggtctcaaactcacagcaaacttcctgccTTGggctctcgagtgctaggattacaaatgtaAACCACTAGGTCCAGACCAACAGTTCCTTTCTCATGGTAACTAGTGGTCATTGGAGAATGAATGGACCAATGTTTATTTATCCATGTGCCATCTGGGGGACTTTAGGCTGTTTCCTGTTTGGGGGGATTATACAAACAGCCATTATAAACATTCTCAAGTGGGATTTTGTGAGAGTGaacattttcatttctcctgGGTAAACATCTAGGAGTGGAATGGGTGGGTCATATGTTTCCATGAAAATTTAACTTTCTAAGGAACCGAAAAACTGTTTTCACAGTGCTGTGTCATTTTGCATTCCCTTAAGCGGTTTATGTGACTTCCAGTGGTCTCCATCCTTGCCAACATATCATATTGCTGCATATTTTCACTTTAGGAATTCAAATTGATAAAATTTGGAGTAGAGTACCTGCTTAGAATGACCCACAGAGGAACTGGGGAAATGCCTGGGGGCCAGGAGTGGGATGGGGAGCTGAGCTCTGTCTGCATAGCATCTCTCAGAGAGCagctgggggcatggctcagtggtagagccccacATAGAGTCCACaatgaggggctgggagtgtggctcagtggtagagcccctgcctagaatcccccagtgaggggctgggggtgtggctcagtgttagagcatttgcctagagTGCACCAGTCCAGAGACATTCAGTCACATGTTTAAGGCCACACAGCTCAGAAATGGCAgagctgagatttgaacccaagCTGGTAGCTTCAGAGTCCTTGTTATCAACCTCTGTGTAGTGGTGCTTCACTGAGAGGTGTTtgtggaatgaatgaataaatgaatgagctCCATGTGGCCTGTATGCACATATTTGACACCAAGCACATGGAGGTTTTTATGTGTGTTCTTTTCCTCTAAATACTTGGGTGTCTACAGGCATTCCTCTCTGTGTGTAccgagtgtgtgcctgtgtcacTGTGGACATTCTGTCCTCCAAGGGGATAAAGGTGGCTGTCTTAAGCTGGAATGTCCCCAGGACAGGTTTAGTGAGGGTAGAGTCATAACTTCTGCGTTCTGCCCTATGGGATGCTTATGCTAATGGATGCAAATGAATGCATGGTCCTCAACCTCAGACCCACTCCCCCAAAACCAATTTACCCAGCCAGCATTTGGGTTGTCTCCAGAGCCAGAGACTGTGGGATGGGAGGTGCGGGGGACagaaaaaagatgtatttataaaCCTGTTCCCTTGAGGATGGAGACGTCTATGAATAGAAGCTTCTCAAATAAATGCTTATTCATAGAAACGTAGCTATGAattcttcatatttggaaatgTAATGAAGaatatggttcttttttttttttttttttgagacgcaATTTTCTATAGAGCAGACCAAcatcaaattcactatgtagctgagactgatcttgaactcctgaccctcttgcttctgcttcctaagtcttgggattataggcagcAGCCATCAAGCCCAacaagttctgttttgttttgtcttgttgagacagggtctcatggtaGCAGCTCAAGCCAGCCTCGAACTCTcaaacttcctgcctcagcctcccaagcaccaGAAGGCATGTTGGCTCCACCACTCCAGGCTTTAAGTTTCTTTTCAACGCCACTGCAGGAgctagggacatagctcagtaGAGGAGGGTTTGCCTAGCAAgaatgaggtcctgggttcaatccccagcccaacaaacaaacccataaataaataaataaatgccattaCCAGTTGGTCTCCCTTATCCTAAATGTTTGGGAGCAAAAGCATTTCCGAGGGGCTAGGGACgtaatgtagctcagttggtggaacgcttgcctagcatgcacagaaccCAGCGTTCCACCCTCCAACCCCATAAcctgagcatggtggtatgtgcctgtaatcccagcactcaggaggtaaagacgggagaatcagaaattcaaggtcagccatgGCTACTTAACGAGgctgaggccggcctgggctacacgagactcatctcaaaacaaacaaaataaatcctgGTGAGAAAGCAGTGTGGGAGATTGTTTTCTGGCAAATCCCCTTCAGTTTCTAGGTGACGTGGCCTCTGCAGGAAGACACTGGAAGCAGCCGCCTGGGGGCAGGTGGGTGGGCGCGGATACTCTCTGACTCCTACTTTTCTTTCTCCCCGCCCCGCTCCCAGCCGGGTAGAAGAGACGGGCGTGGTGCTGTCCCTGGAACAAACGGAGCAACACACTCGCAGACCCCCTCAGCGGGGTACCTCCTCGCAGAAGGGTATCCCTGGCAACGGTCTAGGTATGGATCAAGGCCATTGTGTCTTCAGGACCCCTAGAGGAAAGGTCAGATGCATTCGCGTGGTTCACAAGACCCCGTGGGACCGTCTGCTGCCTCTCTCCCCTTGACCACGCACCCACCAAGCCACACCGATTTCCTCTCAGCTCTCGGGACACGCCGCACTCCTTTTTATTCACTGCCTTTCCACATGCAGTTCCTCTGCTTAGAATGCTTTTCCCTGCTGTCCTCCCTGTATCCAGGAGTGCCATGATCGCTTGAGtatcctgtctctttctcttcctccgcTGTGGTCCCCTACGCTCACACTTCCCTACTccttgtgggggagggggtctcCAGCCAGTCTCAACACATAGGAATGGAATGGCCAGGTGCTGTTCGCAGCCCCTAGGCCCTTCCTCGAGGACCCTCCAGGGCGCCACTGCAATCTGACTATGAAACGGCCCTCCGGCCACTCCTCTCCACCAGTAAACACAATGGCCATCTTCACGTGCTGTTGAAGATGTAACCGGCATCCTCTAGGCTGAGCACAGCAGAGCAGGGGCTGGCCCTCAGCCCTGTGTAATCGCACTGTGTTCCGTTCATCCTGCAGACCCACCTGCTCCCCGGATCCTGGCCTTCCTGCACCCTCCGGCCCTGAGTGAGGCCTCCCTGGCTGCTGACCCTCGCCGTTTCTGTAGCCCAGACCTGCGCCGCCTCATGGCACCCATCCTGGATGGGCCTCCCATAGCCACCACCCCCAGCACCCCACAGGCTACACGGAGACCCCAAAGTCCTCTTCCGGTAAGCAATGCCACCTCTCCGAGCATACAGAACCTGTGCTGCTCGGGCCTCGGGCTTGAGCCTTGCTGTTCTCTGTTTTCAGTTTCTCCGTCTTAGGgatgagatggggtttctctaaGAACTAGGTTACAAGAtaaatatggtggcacacacccatgatcccagtacttgggaagccgaggcagggggcttgagtttaaggccagcctaagctacacaatgaaaccttgcctcaaaaatatcGAAACAGCCAAGCATAGAAGTGCACTCCtgcaataccagcacttgggaggctgaagcagggagagttcaaggccagcctggaatgagATCCTGCTTtagttttcctttctgttgccatgataaactGTCCTGACaaagggagctggaaagatggcccagtggttaaatgCTTACTGTTGCAGAacaccagagttcagttcccagcatccacattggatggctcacaatcacctctaattccagctccagaggatccaacaccctcttctggactctgtgggcatctgcactcatgcgCACATGTGCCTGCGTACGCGttcacaagtgtgcacacacacacacacacacacacacacacacacacacatacacaccctcagaaaagaaactccaggggggaaagggtttattttgacttgcacttctgggttttattttatcattgcaggaaagtcacagtggcaggagcaTGAGACCGTAGGTCATATCACATCTATACTCGggggcagagagaaatgaatgaatgcatgttcCCTTGTGCTCAGCATCATTTATCTATTCTTAGGCAGTTCGGGACCCTTGACTAGGGAATGatgtcacccacagtggactgggtcttcTTGCATCAATtaagtttaaatgtgtgtgtgtgtgtgtgtgtgtgtgtgtgtgtctacatgtacatatatgcacagcATGTGTGCCTGCTTCCtgtggcagccagaagagggcatcagatgccccagaactggagttattggatggttttgagccaccacgtgaatgcta includes:
- the Hif3a gene encoding LOW QUALITY PROTEIN: hypoxia-inducible factor 3-alpha (The sequence of the model RefSeq protein was modified relative to this genomic sequence to represent the inferred CDS: inserted 1 base in 1 codon); the encoded protein is MRRAAGAARRPRCCTSWHTRCXSRAGSARIWTRPPSCASPSATCACTASAPQLELIGHSIFDFIHPCDQEELQDALTPRPSLSKKKLEAPTERHFSLRMKSTLTSRGRTLNLKAATWKVLHCSGHMRAYKPPAQTSPTGSPRSEPPLQCLVLICEAIPHPASLEPPLGRGAFLSRHSLDMKFTYCDERIAEIAGYSPDDLIGCSAYEYIHALDSDAVSRSIHTLLSKGQAVTGQYRFLARTGGYLWTQTQATVVSGGRGPQSESIICVHFLISRVEETGVVLSLEQTEQHTRRPPQRGTSSQKGIPGNGLDPPAPRILAFLHPPALSEASLAADPRRFCSPDLRRLMAPILDGPPIATTPSTPQATRRPQSPLPADLPDQLLGGLENACRLSTARKNKTVETDLDKAQDPDTLDLEMLAPYISMDDDFQLNSCEQLPRTHRRPARVARRPRARSFHGLSPPIPEPSLLPRWGSDPRLNCSSPSKGNLPTASLMPGTRKRALAQSSEDKGMELLETKPAKRSPSLEPGSFLLPPLSLSFLLQGRQFPGNQRDPRTPLLDSREPLGLAPSLLSLYQHEETIQPRNHGPPAAGLAQAP